From Streptomyces sp. NBC_00370, a single genomic window includes:
- a CDS encoding LysR family transcriptional regulator: MDLRQMEYLVALADEQHFTRAAAVCQVSQSGLSAAIRSLEDELGTPLFTRTTRRVDPTDAGLALLPFARGALAQAAAGRDAVIRATHALSGRLRVGAEQCLGVVDVPPLLERFHRRYPLVDIHFTQAGSHDLVAQTRRGDLDVAFVATTDHLAIANSVELGRRSVVLLTPSDHALAARTSIEWAELRDREFIDFRPSWAMRSLNDAACTAASVTRRVRCTVDDIHTLLDLIHRGLGIALVPQHIAAKPQAAGLTSIQLPPESTPQWVVSAITATHAEASATRLLEILDADHSPAQDDGPVTTAP, encoded by the coding sequence ATGGACTTGCGTCAGATGGAGTACCTCGTAGCCCTCGCCGACGAGCAGCACTTCACCCGGGCGGCGGCCGTCTGCCAGGTGTCCCAGTCCGGGCTTTCGGCCGCGATCCGCAGCCTTGAGGACGAGCTGGGCACGCCGCTGTTCACCCGGACCACCCGCCGTGTCGACCCCACGGACGCCGGTCTCGCCCTCCTCCCGTTCGCACGCGGCGCGCTCGCCCAGGCCGCCGCCGGACGGGACGCGGTGATCCGCGCGACCCACGCGCTGTCCGGGCGGCTGCGGGTGGGGGCCGAGCAGTGCCTCGGCGTGGTCGATGTGCCGCCGCTGCTCGAACGGTTCCACCGGCGGTATCCGCTGGTCGACATCCACTTCACGCAGGCCGGATCGCACGACCTCGTCGCGCAGACCCGCAGGGGCGACCTCGACGTCGCGTTCGTCGCGACGACCGACCATCTCGCGATTGCCAACAGCGTGGAACTGGGACGTCGTTCGGTCGTCCTGCTGACCCCGTCCGACCATGCGCTCGCGGCCCGTACGAGCATCGAGTGGGCGGAGCTGCGTGATCGTGAGTTCATCGACTTCCGCCCGTCGTGGGCCATGCGGTCCCTCAACGACGCGGCGTGCACGGCGGCGAGCGTGACGCGGCGGGTGCGCTGCACGGTGGACGACATCCACACCTTGCTGGACCTGATTCACCGCGGCCTCGGCATTGCCCTCGTGCCCCAGCACATCGCGGCCAAGCCCCAGGCCGCGGGCCTCACGAGCATCCAACTGCCGCCGGAATCCACCCCGCAGTGGGTGGTGTCCGCCATCACGGCCACACACGCGGAGGCTTCGGCCACGCGCCTGCTGGAAATCCTCGACGCGGACCACTCGCCGGCACAGGACGACGGGCCGGTGACGACGGCGCCATGA